The following are encoded in a window of Microtus ochrogaster isolate Prairie Vole_2 linkage group LG7_11, MicOch1.0, whole genome shotgun sequence genomic DNA:
- the Helt gene encoding hairy and enhancer of split-related protein HELT, with protein sequence MSDRLKERKRTPVSHKVIEKRRRDRINRCLNELGKTVPMALAKQSSGKLEKAEILEMTVQYLRALHSADFPRGREKELLAEFANYFHYGYHECMKNLVHYLTTVERMETKDTKYARILAFLQSKARLGAEPAFPTLSLPEQDFSYQLHPAGPEFAGHSPGEATLFPPGATPGSLPWPHGAARSPALSYLSSAPVPLPSAAQQHSPFLAQVQGLDRHYLNLIGHAHPNALNLHTPQHPPVL encoded by the exons ATGTCAGACAGGCTCAAGGAACGCAAA AGAACCCCGGTTTCTCATAAAGTTATAGAAAAGCGGCGGAGGGACCGAATCAACCGCTGCTTGAACGAGCTGGGCAAGACAGTCCCCATGGCCCTGGCGAAACAG AGTTCCGGGAAACTGGAGAAGGCGGAGATCCTGGAGATGACAGTCCAGTACCTCAGAGCTCTGCACTCTGCGGATTTCCCCCGGGGAAGGGAAAAAG AGCTTTTAGCAGAGTTTGCCAACTACTTCCACTATGGTTACCACGAGTGCATGAAGAACCTGGTGCATTATCTCACCACCGTGGAGCGGATGGAGACCAAAGACACCAAGTATGCGCGCATCCTAGCCTTCTTGCAATCTAAGGCCCGGCTGGGCGCAGAGCCGGCCTTCCCAACTCTCTCGCTCCCGGAGCAGGATTTCTCCTATCAGCTGCATCCCGCAGGTCCGGAGTTTGCCGGCCACAGTCCAGGCGAGGCCACCTTGTTCCCGCCGGGGGCTACGCCGGGGTCACTGCCCTGGCCTCACGGTGCGGCCCGCAGCCCAGCACTGTCTTACTTGTCCAGCGCACCGGTACCTCTCCCCAGCGCCGCGCAGCAACACAGCCCCTTCCTGGCTCAGGTGCAGGGCTTGGACAGGCATTACCTCAATCTGATCGGCCATGCCCATCCCAACGCCCTCAACTTGCACACGCCCCAGCACCCGCCGGTGCTCTGA